Proteins found in one Herbiconiux sp. A18JL235 genomic segment:
- a CDS encoding sugar phosphate isomerase/epimerase family protein, which yields MVAGAPVSFGVFELTPAGAQTVTADEMTEALAETGYAGIDLGPAGFLGEGDALRQRLERSGLELAGGWVQLPFSDDEAFEAALGGLDEALELFSDAAEAGPSRLPLPTLADDGSGARRAAPGRGDVADPLGDDGWRRLYANVARAAARVRAAGFEPTFHHHAGTYVESPEEVDRFLAHVDVGLTLDTGHLMIAGGDPLDAVRRWSDRINHLHLKDVDGAELRRVLAAGGEMREVWSSTSFVAFGRGDIDLAAVMTALDERGYEGWIVVEQDVLNGPDVSLDRFRAERIADQLHNRDALRPWA from the coding sequence ATGGTCGCGGGAGCGCCGGTGAGCTTCGGCGTCTTCGAGCTCACTCCGGCGGGGGCGCAGACGGTGACCGCCGACGAGATGACGGAGGCCCTCGCCGAGACGGGTTACGCCGGGATCGACCTCGGGCCCGCCGGGTTCCTCGGCGAGGGCGACGCGCTGCGGCAGCGCCTCGAGCGCTCGGGCCTGGAGCTGGCCGGCGGTTGGGTGCAGTTGCCGTTCAGCGACGACGAGGCGTTCGAGGCGGCGCTCGGCGGGCTCGACGAGGCGCTCGAGCTGTTCTCCGATGCGGCCGAGGCCGGCCCGTCCCGGCTGCCGCTGCCCACACTCGCCGATGACGGCTCAGGTGCCCGACGGGCGGCACCGGGCCGTGGCGACGTGGCCGACCCTTTGGGCGACGACGGCTGGCGTCGCCTGTACGCCAACGTCGCGCGGGCTGCCGCCCGGGTGCGCGCTGCGGGGTTCGAGCCGACGTTCCACCACCACGCGGGAACCTATGTCGAGTCGCCTGAAGAGGTCGATCGCTTTCTCGCCCACGTGGACGTGGGGCTCACGCTCGACACCGGGCATCTCATGATCGCCGGCGGCGACCCGCTCGACGCCGTGCGACGCTGGAGTGATCGCATCAACCATCTGCACCTCAAAGACGTCGACGGTGCCGAGCTCCGTCGTGTGCTCGCCGCGGGCGGCGAGATGCGCGAGGTCTGGTCGTCGACGTCGTTCGTGGCCTTCGGGCGGGGGGACATCGACCTGGCGGCCGTGATGACGGCGCTCGACGAGCGCGGGTACGAGGGGTGGATCGTCGTGGAACAAGACGTCCTCAACGGTCCCGACGTCTCGCTCGACCGCTTCCGTGCCGAGCGCATCGCCGACCAGCTGCACAATCGCGACGCTCTCCGCCCCTGGGCGTGA
- the iolB gene encoding 5-deoxy-glucuronate isomerase, with protein MSRDRPTASAWFHRRGELARDGWESVVDPTSTGLAHTGLRIAELNPGDALTLSVEGEERLVVPLAGSFTVKHAENGISTTTELAGRASVFAGRTDALYLSCAAEAVITGSGRVAVASSPTTEVHPSHHLAAADVPVELRGGGPASREVHDLCTPAVLAAARMIVCEVVTPSGNWSSYPPHKHDSHRPGAESRLEEIYYFEAAPVGGAERVAGTAAFGSFATYASDERDIAIAELVRSGDIALVPYGYHGPAAAAPGYDLYYLNVMAGPDPERRWLIADDPAHEWVRRTWPSAGFDPRLPFTSLEKEQR; from the coding sequence ATGAGCCGCGATCGACCGACGGCGTCTGCCTGGTTCCATCGGCGCGGGGAGCTGGCTCGAGACGGGTGGGAGAGCGTCGTCGACCCGACCTCGACCGGCCTGGCCCACACCGGGCTCCGTATCGCCGAACTGAACCCGGGAGACGCGCTCACCCTGAGCGTTGAGGGCGAGGAGCGGCTCGTCGTGCCTCTCGCCGGCTCCTTCACGGTGAAGCACGCCGAGAACGGCATCTCGACCACGACCGAGCTGGCGGGCCGCGCGAGTGTCTTCGCCGGCCGAACCGATGCGCTGTACCTCTCCTGCGCGGCCGAGGCCGTGATCACGGGGTCGGGCCGCGTCGCCGTGGCGTCCTCGCCGACGACCGAGGTGCATCCCTCTCATCACCTCGCGGCAGCGGACGTACCCGTCGAACTGCGTGGCGGAGGGCCGGCGAGTCGTGAAGTGCACGATCTCTGCACGCCGGCGGTGCTGGCGGCGGCGAGGATGATCGTCTGCGAGGTGGTGACGCCCTCGGGCAACTGGTCGTCGTACCCGCCCCACAAGCACGACAGTCACCGGCCGGGAGCGGAGTCGCGCCTCGAGGAGATCTACTACTTCGAGGCGGCGCCGGTCGGCGGCGCGGAGCGGGTCGCCGGCACCGCCGCGTTCGGCTCGTTCGCGACGTACGCGTCGGATGAGCGGGACATCGCGATCGCCGAACTCGTGCGCAGCGGCGACATCGCACTCGTGCCGTACGGCTACCACGGTCCTGCCGCGGCGGCCCCCGGGTACGACCTCTACTACCTCAACGTCATGGCCGGTCCCGACCCCGAACGACGGTGGCTGATCGCCGACGACCCGGCCCACGAGTGGGTGCGCCGAACCTGGCCGTCGGCAGGGTTCGACCCACGCCTCCCCTTCACCTCGCTCGAGAAGGAGCAACGATGA
- a CDS encoding family 43 glycosylhydrolase, whose product MSPSTTTSPAQTRAFARFADGLPVGDVIPFWHDGTYHLFILTPPASTLHYPERLLTTWRHITSTDLIDWTELPPAIAPGDPAEADGGGIWTGSVIEADGLFHIFYTAHASDSLQAICHATSPDGITWEKDPANPISRPDPSRFESNDWRDPFVFWNAEEQRYWMLITARSLLANAASRGVVAFATSTDLTAWSEFEIFYDTFLTHAPECPEVFRLGDSWVLGYSRFTDRRGTVYRVSESLSGPWRSFGAEGPDAANWYAAKGLSDATGRRIAFGWVPDHDPELRDPANPWLWAGDLALPRELRLDERGRITMHMPVEVEHAIGSATALTEAGGTDNWSSIAGRGIQGNAIGTVATRVFESAEASTASVFSATFDDVDDSQLVGVVVHTNEMVDHGVGIYYYPRIHSIRAVDMKAPAGKVTAEYESMFGQYAPVAEHDLTGPLEGPVEFRVVIRGDVVEAFVGEACCLTFRSKGAESTHAAVVVVDGDARVSDISWRRFG is encoded by the coding sequence ATGAGCCCCTCAACCACCACTTCCCCCGCACAGACGCGGGCCTTCGCGCGCTTCGCGGACGGACTGCCGGTGGGTGATGTCATCCCGTTCTGGCATGACGGCACATATCACCTGTTCATCCTGACGCCGCCCGCGAGCACCCTGCACTACCCGGAGCGGCTGCTCACCACCTGGCGCCACATCACGTCGACGGACTTGATCGACTGGACCGAGCTGCCGCCCGCCATCGCTCCCGGCGACCCCGCGGAGGCAGATGGCGGCGGCATCTGGACGGGATCGGTCATCGAGGCCGACGGTCTGTTCCACATCTTCTACACCGCGCATGCGTCCGACTCCCTGCAGGCGATCTGTCACGCGACGAGCCCCGATGGAATCACCTGGGAGAAGGATCCGGCGAACCCCATCTCGCGGCCCGACCCGAGCCGGTTCGAGTCGAACGACTGGCGAGATCCCTTCGTGTTCTGGAATGCGGAGGAACAGCGGTACTGGATGCTCATCACCGCGCGCTCGCTGCTCGCGAACGCGGCGAGCCGTGGAGTCGTGGCGTTCGCGACGTCGACCGATCTGACGGCGTGGAGCGAGTTCGAGATCTTCTACGACACCTTCCTCACCCACGCGCCCGAATGCCCCGAGGTGTTCCGTCTCGGAGACTCCTGGGTACTCGGGTACTCGCGCTTCACCGACCGGCGGGGAACCGTCTACCGCGTGTCGGAGAGCCTCTCCGGCCCCTGGCGGAGCTTCGGTGCAGAGGGCCCCGACGCGGCCAACTGGTACGCGGCCAAAGGGCTGAGCGACGCCACCGGCCGACGGATCGCCTTCGGCTGGGTGCCCGATCACGATCCCGAACTCCGAGACCCGGCGAACCCATGGCTGTGGGCGGGCGACCTCGCCCTCCCCCGCGAGCTACGACTCGACGAGCGGGGCCGGATCACCATGCACATGCCGGTCGAGGTGGAGCACGCCATCGGATCTGCGACCGCCCTTACTGAAGCAGGGGGAACCGACAACTGGTCGTCGATCGCCGGTCGCGGAATTCAGGGGAACGCGATCGGCACAGTCGCTACACGGGTCTTCGAATCGGCAGAGGCATCCACCGCATCCGTCTTCTCCGCCACCTTCGACGACGTCGACGACAGCCAGCTGGTCGGAGTCGTCGTACACACGAATGAGATGGTCGACCATGGCGTGGGAATTTACTATTACCCTCGTATCCACAGCATCCGGGCCGTCGACATGAAGGCACCGGCGGGCAAGGTCACGGCCGAGTACGAGTCGATGTTCGGGCAGTATGCGCCCGTCGCCGAGCATGATCTCACCGGACCACTGGAAGGCCCGGTGGAGTTCCGGGTCGTGATCAGAGGAGATGTGGTGGAGGCATTCGTCGGAGAGGCCTGCTGCCTGACCTTCCGGTCGAAGGGCGCCGAGTCCACCCATGCGGCCGTCGTCGTCGTCGACGGAGACGCGCGCGTCTCCGACATCTCGTGGCGACGCTTTGGCTGA
- the iolD gene encoding 3D-(3,5/4)-trihydroxycyclohexane-1,2-dione acylhydrolase (decyclizing), producing MTSTTRLTAAQALVEFLANQWTVDGDIRERTIPGMFGIFGHGNVAGLGQALAQLHAESPGRMPYFQARNEQAMVHQSVGFARMHRRRATLASASSVGPGATNMLTGAALATTNRLPVLLLPSDTFSSRVADPVLQQLEQPHDTGLTVNDAFRPVSRFFDRVQRPEQLYSIALAAMRVLTDPVETGAVTIALPEDVQAEALDVPQEFLRPREWRIRRPLPERQPLLHAATKIRSARRPLIVAGGGVLYSGAEDSLRELVEATGIPVTTTQAGGGAMLWDHPRYVGGMGATGSTAANRLAAEADLVIGIGTRYSDFTTASRTAFQDAQVSFVNINVAAFDGYKHGVQLPVIADAREALVALLAELDGFEVSREYSERIVREKTEWDAAVDAAFAPSGRIRPGQPEIIGAVQSATDPEDVVVQAAGSLPGDLQKLWRVRDALGYHVEYAFSTMGYEIPGAIGVKRGLEALGDRRDVVVLVGDGSYLMLSSELVTAVAEGIKIIVVLVQNHGYASIGHLSETIGSERFGTRYRAWDPAAWDFEGDQLLPVDLAMNARSYGLDVIEIASTPSAVRDLTAAMAAAKASERSTVIHIESDPLVYAPGGEGWWDVPVAEVATLDSTRRARADYESRRTAQRPLLGGAS from the coding sequence ATGACGAGTACCACGAGACTGACCGCGGCCCAGGCGCTGGTGGAGTTTTTGGCGAACCAGTGGACCGTCGACGGCGACATCCGGGAACGCACCATCCCCGGGATGTTCGGCATCTTCGGGCATGGGAACGTCGCCGGACTGGGGCAGGCCCTGGCCCAGCTGCACGCCGAGAGCCCCGGCCGCATGCCCTACTTTCAGGCCCGCAACGAGCAAGCCATGGTGCACCAGTCGGTCGGCTTCGCGCGCATGCACCGCCGCCGCGCCACGCTGGCATCGGCCTCGTCGGTCGGGCCGGGCGCCACGAACATGCTGACGGGCGCCGCCCTCGCGACGACCAACCGCCTGCCGGTGCTCCTCCTGCCGAGCGACACGTTCTCGTCCCGCGTCGCCGACCCCGTCCTGCAGCAGCTCGAGCAGCCCCACGACACCGGTCTCACGGTGAACGACGCCTTCCGGCCGGTGTCGCGCTTCTTCGACCGCGTGCAGCGCCCCGAGCAGCTGTACTCGATCGCCCTCGCCGCCATGCGCGTGTTGACCGACCCGGTCGAGACGGGTGCGGTGACGATCGCGCTCCCTGAAGACGTGCAGGCCGAGGCGCTCGACGTGCCCCAGGAGTTCCTCCGACCCCGCGAGTGGCGCATCCGGCGGCCCCTGCCCGAGCGCCAGCCCCTTCTGCACGCGGCCACAAAGATTCGCAGCGCCCGCCGGCCACTCATCGTCGCCGGCGGCGGCGTGCTGTACTCGGGGGCCGAAGACTCCTTGCGCGAGCTCGTGGAGGCCACGGGCATCCCCGTCACCACCACGCAGGCGGGTGGCGGAGCGATGCTCTGGGATCATCCCCGGTATGTGGGGGGCATGGGCGCCACCGGATCCACCGCCGCCAACCGCCTGGCCGCCGAAGCCGACCTCGTCATCGGCATCGGCACCCGCTACAGCGACTTCACCACCGCGTCGCGCACGGCGTTCCAGGATGCGCAGGTGAGCTTCGTGAACATCAACGTCGCCGCCTTCGACGGCTACAAGCACGGCGTCCAGCTGCCCGTCATCGCCGACGCACGCGAGGCCCTCGTCGCGCTGCTCGCCGAACTCGACGGCTTCGAGGTGTCGCGCGAGTACTCCGAGCGGATCGTCCGCGAGAAGACGGAGTGGGATGCAGCCGTCGATGCTGCCTTCGCGCCGTCGGGGCGCATCCGACCCGGCCAGCCGGAGATCATCGGTGCCGTCCAGTCGGCGACCGACCCCGAGGATGTCGTGGTGCAGGCGGCGGGATCCCTTCCCGGAGACCTGCAGAAGCTCTGGCGGGTGCGAGACGCCCTCGGATACCACGTGGAGTACGCCTTCTCGACGATGGGTTACGAGATCCCCGGCGCCATCGGGGTGAAGCGCGGGCTCGAGGCGCTGGGCGATCGACGCGACGTGGTGGTGCTGGTCGGTGACGGGTCGTATCTCATGCTCAGCTCGGAGCTGGTGACTGCGGTCGCCGAGGGCATCAAGATCATCGTCGTGCTCGTGCAGAACCACGGGTACGCGTCCATCGGGCATCTCTCGGAGACGATCGGGTCGGAACGCTTCGGCACCCGGTACCGCGCGTGGGATCCCGCCGCCTGGGACTTCGAGGGTGACCAGCTGCTGCCTGTCGACCTCGCGATGAACGCCAGGAGCTACGGTCTCGATGTCATCGAGATCGCGAGTACGCCCTCCGCCGTGCGCGACCTGACCGCGGCGATGGCGGCGGCGAAGGCCTCGGAGCGCTCCACCGTCATCCACATCGAGAGCGACCCGCTCGTCTACGCACCGGGCGGTGAAGGGTGGTGGGACGTTCCCGTCGCCGAAGTGGCGACACTCGACTCCACTCGTCGCGCGCGCGCCGACTACGAGAGCCGGCGAACAGCGCAGCGACCGCTCCTGGGAGGCGCGTCGTGA
- the iolG gene encoding inositol 2-dehydrogenase — translation MTTSPLRFGLIGAGRIGRVHAAGITADPDAVLAWTADPFVDGARDIAARYGGVATDSPAELVASGEIDAVLVASPTPTHVDLIAASIDAGLPVLCEKPIDLDITRVDALAAKVAVAGVPVAIGFNRRFDPSFAAARARVAAGEIGELEQLTIISRDPAAPPESYLAGSGGIFRDMTIHDFDMARFFASDIVEVSATGSTLFDDGARRHGDFDTAVTTLRTRGGALITIVNSRHSATGYDQRIEAFGERGMLQVDNLHTDLVRSSTSTGAGTASPFEPFFLTRYALAYAAELREFVKLARGQASTSPTFDDGRAALVLADAADRSAREGRTITVA, via the coding sequence ATGACCACCTCCCCCCTCCGCTTCGGCCTCATCGGCGCCGGACGCATCGGCCGGGTGCACGCCGCCGGCATCACGGCCGACCCGGATGCCGTGTTGGCGTGGACAGCCGATCCGTTCGTCGACGGGGCGCGCGACATCGCGGCACGCTACGGCGGTGTCGCGACCGACAGTCCCGCCGAACTGGTGGCGTCGGGTGAGATCGACGCGGTGCTCGTGGCGTCGCCGACACCCACGCACGTCGACCTCATCGCGGCCTCGATCGACGCGGGGCTTCCGGTGCTCTGCGAGAAGCCCATCGACCTCGACATCACTCGTGTCGATGCCCTCGCGGCGAAGGTGGCCGTGGCCGGCGTGCCCGTGGCCATCGGCTTCAACCGCCGCTTCGACCCGAGCTTCGCCGCCGCCCGCGCGCGCGTGGCGGCGGGCGAGATCGGGGAGCTCGAGCAGCTCACGATCATCAGCCGCGACCCCGCCGCGCCCCCCGAGTCGTACCTCGCCGGGTCAGGGGGCATCTTCCGCGACATGACCATCCACGACTTCGACATGGCGCGCTTCTTCGCCTCCGACATCGTCGAGGTCTCCGCCACCGGCAGCACCCTCTTCGACGACGGGGCGAGGCGGCACGGCGACTTCGACACCGCGGTGACGACGCTGCGCACCCGCGGCGGAGCCCTCATCACGATCGTGAACTCGCGGCACAGCGCGACCGGGTACGACCAGCGCATCGAGGCCTTCGGCGAACGGGGGATGCTGCAGGTCGACAACCTGCACACCGACCTGGTGCGTTCGTCGACATCGACGGGAGCGGGCACGGCGTCGCCCTTCGAGCCGTTCTTCCTCACCCGCTACGCCCTGGCCTATGCGGCGGAACTGCGGGAGTTCGTGAAGCTCGCCCGCGGCCAGGCCTCCACGAGCCCTACCTTCGACGACGGCCGCGCCGCGCTGGTGCTCGCCGACGCGGCGGATCGCTCCGCCCGCGAGGGCCGGACGATCACCGTCGCCTGA
- a CDS encoding deoxyribose-phosphate aldolase, translating into MTRERFLDASAFARLRELRVEHPDSVRAAAGARSRRVGGTGGGRLLIVALDHPARGSLAVGSDPLAMADRYDTLDRLALALSRPGVDGVLGTPDVIDDLAALGLLDDKIVVGSMNRGGLRGSSFELDDRFGAYDVPALLDAGADFAKTLLRIDLSDPATASTLEATAAAVTRAAAAGLPIMLEPFLSARVDGRVVNDLSPDAVILSIAIAAGLGTSSAYTWLKLPVVAEMDRVMAATTLPTLLLGGDTAGDPEVAFASWQEALTLPGVRGLTVGRTLLYPPDDDVAAAVDIAARLVHGSRPGAGAGVRR; encoded by the coding sequence ATGACACGGGAGCGCTTCCTCGACGCGTCGGCCTTCGCACGCCTCCGCGAGCTGCGTGTCGAGCATCCGGATTCGGTGCGTGCTGCCGCGGGTGCTCGGTCGCGCCGAGTCGGCGGGACGGGCGGGGGGCGGTTGCTGATCGTCGCGCTCGATCACCCCGCGCGCGGTTCCCTCGCGGTGGGATCGGATCCCCTGGCGATGGCCGACCGCTACGACACACTCGACCGGCTGGCCCTCGCTCTCAGCCGACCAGGAGTGGACGGGGTTCTCGGAACCCCCGACGTGATCGACGACCTGGCGGCCCTCGGCCTCCTCGACGACAAGATCGTGGTGGGCTCCATGAACCGTGGTGGTCTCCGCGGTTCGTCGTTCGAACTCGACGACCGGTTCGGCGCCTACGACGTGCCCGCCCTGCTCGACGCGGGGGCCGACTTCGCCAAGACGCTGCTGCGCATCGATCTGAGCGATCCTGCCACCGCGTCGACGCTCGAGGCGACCGCGGCGGCCGTCACCCGGGCCGCCGCGGCGGGCCTCCCCATCATGCTCGAGCCGTTCCTCAGCGCGCGAGTCGACGGTCGCGTCGTGAACGACCTCTCGCCCGATGCCGTCATCCTGTCGATCGCCATCGCGGCCGGCCTCGGTACCTCCAGCGCCTACACCTGGCTGAAGCTGCCGGTGGTCGCCGAGATGGACCGGGTGATGGCTGCGACGACGCTCCCCACCCTTCTCCTCGGCGGCGACACGGCCGGCGATCCCGAGGTGGCATTCGCCTCGTGGCAGGAGGCCCTCACCCTCCCCGGGGTGCGCGGCCTGACGGTCGGACGAACGCTCCTCTACCCGCCCGACGACGATGTGGCCGCCGCGGTCGACATCGCCGCGCGACTCGTGCACGGGTCCCGCCCCGGGGCCGGCGCAGGGGTGAGACGATGA
- a CDS encoding LacI family DNA-binding transcriptional regulator, whose protein sequence is MAETSNPSPARRRRATMSDVAERAGVSRTSVSLILNNHETRIAPETQRRVRQIAEELGFRPSRAALQLRTQQSQVISFIGDEIASGPFAGGLIAGAQAAAALQSHALMVMNSGIPGDITAVDPTILEDRQADGNVYATVMTRRVVLPPSASESPTVLLNCFSESDALAQILPDDRNGERTATRCALDHGHRRIGLIMGELGTQPASDRLEGYAEALAEADVEYDEHLVWHGDWNGNTGYDAAIHMLQLPHPPTAFICGNDRIALGVYEAVRNLSLRIPDDISVIGYDDQREITQFMHPPLTTVRLPYEEMGRVAVNSLLAGDEIGTVYVACDLIERASVSSPRGGGGPVTH, encoded by the coding sequence TTGGCTGAGACCTCGAACCCCTCGCCCGCTCGGCGACGTCGCGCCACGATGAGCGACGTCGCCGAGCGGGCAGGGGTGTCGCGCACCTCCGTCTCCCTCATCCTCAACAATCACGAGACCCGCATCGCACCCGAGACGCAGCGGCGGGTACGTCAGATCGCCGAGGAGCTGGGGTTCCGCCCGTCGCGAGCAGCTCTGCAACTGCGCACGCAGCAGTCGCAGGTCATCTCCTTCATCGGCGACGAGATCGCCTCCGGCCCGTTCGCCGGCGGCCTCATCGCCGGCGCCCAGGCCGCCGCAGCGCTCCAGTCCCACGCACTCATGGTGATGAACTCAGGCATACCCGGCGACATCACCGCCGTCGACCCGACCATCCTGGAAGACCGCCAGGCCGACGGCAACGTCTACGCCACAGTGATGACGAGACGGGTCGTTCTGCCGCCTTCGGCGTCGGAATCCCCGACGGTTCTCCTCAACTGCTTCTCGGAGTCCGACGCGCTCGCGCAGATCCTTCCCGATGATCGGAACGGCGAGCGTACCGCCACGAGGTGCGCTCTCGATCACGGACACCGGCGCATCGGGCTGATCATGGGCGAGCTCGGCACGCAGCCCGCCTCCGATCGACTCGAAGGCTACGCCGAAGCATTGGCCGAGGCAGACGTCGAGTACGACGAGCACCTCGTCTGGCACGGGGACTGGAACGGCAACACCGGGTACGACGCCGCGATCCACATGCTGCAGCTGCCACATCCTCCCACCGCATTCATCTGCGGGAACGACCGGATAGCTCTCGGCGTCTACGAGGCGGTGCGCAACCTCTCCCTTCGCATACCGGACGACATCTCGGTGATCGGCTACGACGACCAGCGAGAGATCACGCAGTTCATGCACCCGCCGCTCACGACGGTACGACTCCCCTACGAGGAGATGGGACGGGTCGCTGTGAACTCGCTGCTCGCCGGCGACGAGATCGGCACGGTGTATGTCGCGTGCGACCTGATCGAGCGCGCCTCCGTCTCCTCTCCCCGCGGGGGCGGCGGCCCTGTCACTCACTAG
- a CDS encoding ABC transporter substrate-binding protein codes for MRHLFGARSALPIAALAALGILLSGCTPGSSNPTGETTVSAASSKCVDNSLDAGSTDPSGVLTIGREGNTSFSRNFNPFSPNALYPTAFAMYEPLFVQNRGSGELDPRLATEWATSDDGLTVTFTLRDGVTWSDGQPFTADDVVFSMELAKANLGSFDYATAITATSPTSVQITLEEPNSQAVYLLGAQLIVPQHIWKDVPNPLEFTNENPVATGPFTEIAQFDTQVYEVDRNPDYWDEGKPYIQGVRVPAFPSNDSVQLALANGEIDWADVFVPDIANTYVSRAPETNCYWFPPIWGTAQLYLNTTKAPFDDPNVRKAISMAINREQIIDVAMNGYASLPDSTGIGPRYASWKADDSTDFGDWTQLDLEAAKKMLDEAGLKAGSDGMRTLPDGSAFAPTIIVGSASTDWVASSQVITENLKAVGIDASVQAQDWSAVIDEAQRGDFDMAHMWSSEGATPYNFYRGAMSTETVEPVGEVANENFARFGSDEADALLEEFASTSDKAAQKEVVAQLEQLFAVDAPSVPLFYGPEFGEFNTSRFVGFPDEDNPYADPNLRSPTAAIVLTTIQPRK; via the coding sequence ATGAGGCATTTGTTCGGAGCGCGATCTGCGCTCCCCATCGCGGCGCTCGCCGCGCTGGGAATTCTGTTGTCAGGCTGCACCCCGGGCTCGTCGAACCCGACGGGCGAGACGACGGTGTCAGCTGCATCATCGAAATGTGTCGACAATTCGCTCGACGCCGGTTCGACCGACCCCAGCGGGGTCCTCACGATCGGGCGGGAGGGGAACACCTCCTTCTCGCGCAACTTCAACCCCTTCTCGCCCAATGCGCTGTACCCCACTGCGTTCGCCATGTACGAACCCCTGTTCGTGCAGAACCGCGGCTCCGGCGAACTCGATCCCAGGCTGGCGACGGAGTGGGCGACGTCGGACGACGGCCTCACGGTCACCTTCACGCTCCGAGACGGGGTCACCTGGTCGGACGGGCAGCCGTTCACCGCCGACGACGTGGTGTTCTCGATGGAACTCGCCAAGGCGAACCTCGGCTCGTTCGACTACGCGACAGCGATCACGGCGACGAGCCCCACGTCGGTGCAGATCACCCTCGAGGAGCCGAACTCCCAGGCTGTGTACCTCCTCGGCGCTCAGTTGATCGTTCCCCAGCACATCTGGAAGGACGTCCCCAACCCGCTCGAGTTCACCAACGAGAACCCGGTCGCCACCGGCCCCTTCACCGAGATCGCCCAATTCGACACGCAGGTGTACGAGGTCGACCGCAACCCGGACTACTGGGACGAGGGCAAGCCCTACATCCAGGGCGTACGGGTGCCCGCCTTCCCGAGCAACGACTCCGTCCAGCTGGCACTGGCGAACGGCGAGATCGACTGGGCCGACGTCTTCGTGCCCGACATCGCCAACACCTACGTCTCTCGTGCGCCGGAGACGAACTGCTACTGGTTCCCGCCGATCTGGGGCACGGCTCAGCTCTACCTCAACACGACCAAGGCGCCGTTCGACGACCCGAACGTGCGCAAGGCGATCAGCATGGCCATCAACCGCGAGCAGATCATCGACGTCGCCATGAACGGATACGCGTCGCTGCCCGACAGCACCGGCATCGGCCCGCGTTACGCGAGCTGGAAGGCCGACGACAGCACCGACTTCGGCGACTGGACCCAGCTCGACCTCGAAGCCGCGAAGAAGATGCTCGATGAGGCAGGCCTGAAGGCCGGCAGCGACGGAATGCGCACCCTGCCGGACGGCAGTGCCTTCGCCCCGACGATCATCGTCGGATCGGCGTCGACCGACTGGGTGGCCTCGTCTCAGGTGATCACCGAGAACCTCAAAGCGGTCGGCATCGACGCATCGGTGCAGGCCCAGGACTGGTCGGCGGTGATCGACGAGGCACAGCGCGGCGACTTCGACATGGCTCACATGTGGAGCAGCGAGGGAGCGACCCCTTACAACTTCTACCGGGGCGCCATGTCGACAGAGACTGTCGAACCGGTCGGGGAGGTCGCGAACGAGAACTTCGCCCGCTTCGGCAGCGACGAGGCAGACGCTCTTCTCGAGGAGTTCGCGTCGACGTCCGATAAAGCGGCGCAGAAGGAGGTCGTCGCGCAACTCGAGCAGCTGTTCGCCGTCGATGCGCCGTCGG